Proteins from a genomic interval of Rhodothermales bacterium:
- a CDS encoding BlaI/MecI/CopY family transcriptional regulator, which translates to MARSKSPTLTDAELRLMRVLWRRGPSTVAEVTDALKGDDKVAYSTVQTTMRILEEKGYLTHHKEGRAFVYSAQVGAGQARQSALRYVLDRFFNNSPELLLMNVIESEEIDLENAEQIRDLLRASGLDEEVSS; encoded by the coding sequence ATGGCACGCTCGAAATCACCGACCCTGACCGACGCTGAACTTCGCCTCATGCGCGTTCTGTGGCGCAGAGGTCCGTCTACCGTCGCCGAAGTCACCGATGCACTGAAAGGAGACGACAAGGTGGCCTATTCCACGGTTCAGACCACCATGCGCATCCTCGAAGAGAAGGGCTATCTGACCCACCACAAGGAGGGACGTGCGTTCGTGTACTCCGCGCAGGTAGGCGCCGGACAGGCTCGCCAAAGCGCATTGCGCTACGTGCTGGATCGCTTCTTCAACAACTCCCCCGAACTCCTGCTCATGAATGTCATCGAGTCCGAGGAAATCGACCTGGAGAACGCCGAACAGATTCGGGATCTCCTGCGAGCCTCCGGCCTGGATGAGGAGGTATCCTCATGA
- a CDS encoding M56 family metallopeptidase produces the protein MTLHQLASGLAEVLGHGLWASVLIVGLAALAVRVLDTRGRSNATTRHTIWTAALAGVLLLHLALASPWRAVDGVETWSVPETQVAEILPSTDVLPEVLPAVQVPEGLTLPQIAGPVLLALGVVWLLGALLALARIVQAVRSVRRLKRGASALPEDLTDWLQARMPGGTRPVQFSTAAVASPVATGYRNPMVLLPPGLLSKADRETLLQVALHEAAHIHRRDDWALLFQRVTEAVLWFNPAVRALGRWMQSEREAACDEWVVTRTGRTGDYVRSLSRMVELRLLGGDLMTAPGLAARESDIVKRVRRLLEDGATVSANAMKGRTGVAVAIIALVVALSVLKAPALSIVWNSDSDPEVTPVALVADSPLAPLPPLAPLPPLAPIPDAPAEPPEPAEVPAAPEPVEHPEPPVAPDVAEDPALPADAPGVPLQVIEPLASSAPLVVIDLAPPSMATAPAMPDQLEEGGFSQDLTVKGWLRLLRVAKGIPSSGDRARLLLDATSKIPANAEVHKALIDAAASIPSTGDRARVLHAYNRNVDPASAQYLDLISAARTISSSGDRANLLIAIINRAPRNEAIEEALIDAAESVPSTSSRERVLRALIR, from the coding sequence ATGACGTTGCACCAACTGGCCTCCGGACTGGCGGAGGTTCTCGGCCACGGACTGTGGGCTTCTGTACTCATTGTCGGACTCGCCGCTCTTGCGGTGCGCGTGCTCGATACGCGCGGTCGCTCGAATGCCACGACGCGACATACCATCTGGACGGCCGCCCTGGCCGGTGTGTTGCTGCTGCATCTGGCGCTGGCTTCGCCCTGGCGCGCGGTTGACGGGGTAGAGACGTGGTCCGTTCCGGAAACGCAGGTAGCGGAGATCCTGCCCTCGACCGATGTTCTTCCGGAAGTGCTTCCGGCAGTTCAGGTCCCCGAGGGACTGACTCTTCCTCAGATCGCGGGGCCGGTGCTTCTGGCTCTCGGTGTGGTCTGGCTTCTCGGTGCCTTGCTCGCCCTGGCCCGCATTGTGCAGGCCGTGCGATCGGTCCGTCGCCTAAAGCGCGGTGCGAGCGCGTTGCCGGAAGACCTGACGGATTGGCTGCAGGCCCGCATGCCGGGTGGCACGCGTCCTGTTCAATTTTCCACGGCGGCCGTGGCCTCGCCGGTTGCCACGGGCTACCGGAACCCCATGGTGCTTCTGCCCCCGGGGTTGCTCAGCAAGGCGGACCGGGAGACGCTGCTACAGGTGGCCCTGCATGAGGCTGCCCACATTCACCGGCGCGACGACTGGGCACTGCTCTTTCAGCGGGTGACCGAAGCGGTGCTGTGGTTCAACCCGGCGGTGAGGGCACTGGGCCGCTGGATGCAGAGCGAACGGGAGGCCGCCTGCGACGAGTGGGTGGTTACCCGCACGGGGCGGACGGGCGACTACGTGCGCTCGCTGAGTCGCATGGTGGAGTTGCGTCTCCTGGGCGGCGACCTCATGACCGCTCCGGGACTTGCAGCCCGCGAAAGCGACATCGTCAAGCGGGTGCGGCGCCTGCTGGAGGACGGGGCGACCGTTTCTGCGAATGCCATGAAGGGTCGAACCGGCGTGGCCGTCGCGATCATCGCCCTTGTGGTTGCGCTCTCTGTGCTCAAGGCGCCGGCCCTGAGCATCGTGTGGAATAGTGACTCCGATCCCGAGGTCACGCCGGTGGCGCTTGTGGCAGACAGCCCCCTGGCACCGCTGCCGCCGCTTGCTCCGCTGCCACCCCTGGCGCCCATTCCGGATGCCCCGGCCGAGCCGCCTGAACCGGCGGAGGTCCCCGCGGCTCCGGAGCCCGTGGAGCACCCGGAGCCCCCGGTAGCCCCTGATGTTGCCGAGGATCCGGCCCTGCCGGCCGATGCTCCAGGCGTCCCGCTTCAGGTCATCGAGCCGCTCGCTTCGTCGGCGCCGCTTGTCGTGATTGACCTGGCCCCGCCTTCGATGGCCACGGCTCCGGCTATGCCCGATCAGTTGGAAGAAGGTGGGTTTTCGCAAGACCTGACCGTCAAGGGATGGCTCCGGCTGTTGCGTGTGGCCAAGGGCATCCCGTCCAGCGGGGATCGGGCTCGTCTGCTGCTGGACGCGACCAGCAAGATTCCGGCCAATGCCGAAGTCCACAAAGCACTCATCGACGCAGCGGCCTCCATTCCTTCCACCGGGGATCGTGCCCGCGTGCTGCACGCCTACAATCGCAATGTGGACCCGGCCTCCGCGCAGTACCTCGACCTCATCAGCGCGGCGCGCACCATTTCGTCCTCCGGTGACCGGGCCAACCTGCTGATAGCCATCATCAATCGGGCTCCTCGCAACGAGGCCATCGAAGAGGCGCTGATTGACGCGGCCGAGTCCGTTCCATCCACCAGTTCCCGGGAGCGTGTCCTGCGCGCCCTCATCCGATAG
- a CDS encoding aconitase X catalytic domain-containing protein, translating into MALTEFDLGLLNGDEGPAARMAMSILQRMLPVFGVDSFMDIEAAHIDSTVYMGVATMEYAERLAEMGARVRVPSTLNVTGVDEHGWQDWEVPENVAQNALRQMKAYASMGCIQTWTCAPYQTEHRPTFGQQIAAGESNVIGFYNSVIGARTERYPDLLDICAAITGRVPAAGLHLDEGRRGTTLLRLDAVPVALQEDPAFWPVLGHLLGRWAPDGIPVVDGLTVTPSDDDLKAVCAGAASSGAIALFHLVGITPEAPSTRDAFQAPPPAARRVSLDDLRKAYHELSTSSGSALDLVVLGSPHFSYDEFRALAGLVQGRRKADQVEFLITCSRSVRMIAEAAGLLAPIREFGARITVDTCPLTSPMLPERIKHLMTNSAKYAYYSPGLLGVTVSYGRLSDCVESAVAGRIEREEGLWRA; encoded by the coding sequence GTGGCGCTAACCGAATTTGATCTGGGGCTTCTGAACGGGGACGAGGGTCCTGCCGCGCGCATGGCCATGTCCATCCTGCAGCGCATGCTGCCGGTATTCGGGGTCGACTCCTTCATGGATATCGAAGCCGCCCACATAGACTCCACAGTCTACATGGGGGTGGCCACCATGGAGTACGCCGAGCGGCTTGCGGAGATGGGCGCGCGCGTGCGTGTGCCCTCCACACTGAACGTGACCGGCGTCGACGAGCACGGGTGGCAGGACTGGGAGGTCCCGGAAAACGTCGCCCAGAACGCTCTGCGCCAGATGAAGGCCTACGCGTCCATGGGCTGCATCCAGACGTGGACCTGCGCGCCGTACCAGACCGAGCATCGGCCGACGTTTGGCCAGCAGATTGCAGCCGGAGAATCCAACGTAATCGGCTTTTACAATTCCGTGATCGGGGCCAGGACGGAACGCTACCCGGATTTGCTCGACATCTGTGCGGCCATCACGGGCCGCGTGCCTGCTGCGGGGCTGCACCTGGATGAAGGACGACGGGGTACCACCTTGCTCCGCCTCGATGCGGTTCCGGTAGCGCTACAGGAAGACCCGGCGTTCTGGCCGGTCCTGGGTCATCTTCTCGGGCGATGGGCTCCGGACGGCATTCCGGTCGTGGACGGGTTAACCGTAACCCCCAGCGATGACGACCTCAAGGCGGTCTGCGCCGGTGCCGCCAGTTCCGGCGCCATCGCCCTCTTCCACCTGGTCGGGATCACGCCAGAGGCGCCTTCCACACGCGATGCTTTTCAGGCCCCTCCCCCAGCTGCCAGGCGGGTCAGTCTAGATGATCTGAGGAAGGCCTACCACGAGCTGAGCACCTCTTCCGGAAGCGCTCTTGACCTGGTGGTGCTGGGCAGTCCACACTTTTCCTACGACGAGTTCCGGGCGCTGGCCGGACTGGTTCAGGGGCGACGCAAGGCGGATCAGGTGGAGTTTCTGATTACCTGCAGCCGTTCGGTGCGCATGATCGCGGAGGCGGCCGGACTACTGGCTCCCATCCGGGAATTCGGAGCTCGAATAACGGTGGACACCTGCCCGTTGACCTCCCCCATGTTGCCCGAGCGCATCAAGCACCTCATGACGAACTCGGCCAAGTACGCGTACTACTCTCCCGGATTGCTCGGCGTAACCGTCAGCTACGGTCGGCTGTCCGACTGCGTAGAATCCGCAGTTGCGGGCCGTATCGAACGTGAAGAGGGGCTGTGGCGCGCATAG
- a CDS encoding DUF126 domain-containing protein, with protein sequence MARIVEGKLVVPGEAAGITLASSEPLSFWGGYDQASGEIIDRRHPLSGECGAGRILVLPYTRGSSTSTAILLESVRAGVAPAALVTDRADLFLALASVVAHEMYKASFPILAVSPEQFGDIPSGVRARLLGASLHLEPVRS encoded by the coding sequence GTGGCGCGCATAGTCGAGGGGAAACTGGTGGTGCCGGGCGAGGCTGCGGGAATCACGCTGGCCAGCAGTGAGCCGCTCAGTTTCTGGGGTGGCTACGACCAGGCTTCCGGCGAGATCATCGACCGAAGACATCCGCTGTCGGGCGAGTGCGGGGCGGGCCGAATTCTGGTATTGCCTTACACGCGTGGCTCCAGCACATCGACGGCCATCTTGCTGGAGTCGGTGCGCGCCGGCGTTGCTCCGGCTGCCCTTGTCACCGATCGCGCGGATCTGTTCCTGGCACTCGCTTCCGTGGTGGCGCATGAGATGTACAAGGCATCGTTCCCAATTCTGGCGGTTTCGCCGGAGCAGTTTGGCGACATCCCGTCGGGAGTGCGGGCCCGACTGCTGGGAGCCTCGCTACACCTGGAGCCCGTCAGGTCGTAA
- a CDS encoding zinc ribbon domain-containing protein: MNHPNWKCPKCRHSEFSTDRFRASGGGLASIFDIENKKFSTVSCQRCGYTEMYRTANSRLENILDLITT, encoded by the coding sequence ATGAATCACCCGAACTGGAAGTGCCCCAAATGCAGGCACAGCGAGTTTTCTACAGATCGCTTTCGCGCCTCGGGCGGCGGATTGGCATCCATCTTTGACATCGAGAACAAGAAGTTCTCGACGGTATCCTGTCAACGATGCGGCTACACGGAAATGTATCGCACGGCCAACTCCCGGCTGGAGAACATCCTCGACCTCATTACGACCTGA
- a CDS encoding GNAT family N-acetyltransferase: MNPVDFPDRIAVIGSPGAGKSWLSSRLGVALGLPVRHMDKAFWQPGWVKTPHTEYVDTIARWAAEDRWVIDGNYSSTLHVRLPRAQLVIWLDLPVWRCTWGIMRRWWLEDNRDNVPDGCSDEFDLEFLWYTLTFRLTRVPATERRIREWGGRCLRLRTREQVMELLDRARRQHTALWRLPDGREVRLRPLRATDRELYARAIALASPETLRARFHATSFRPTASQLDYLTRVDQVNHIAVGATLVDQMGEEQGIGVARCVRPEGSRTAELAVAVLDGYQRQGLGTRLVREIMDVAREKGVHELVAFVDGERRSLVQRLCRIGFHVEEAEEGVVKLTHRIPGPADS; encoded by the coding sequence ATGAACCCTGTGGACTTCCCGGACCGCATCGCCGTGATCGGGAGTCCCGGGGCCGGCAAGAGTTGGCTTTCCTCGCGTCTGGGTGTGGCGCTCGGCCTGCCGGTCCGCCATATGGACAAGGCATTCTGGCAGCCCGGGTGGGTAAAGACCCCGCACACCGAGTACGTCGATACGATTGCCCGCTGGGCAGCGGAAGATCGCTGGGTGATTGACGGCAACTATTCCAGCACCCTGCATGTCCGGCTCCCGCGCGCGCAGTTGGTCATCTGGCTGGACCTTCCTGTCTGGCGGTGCACCTGGGGCATCATGCGAAGGTGGTGGCTGGAGGACAACCGGGACAACGTGCCAGACGGCTGCTCGGATGAGTTCGATCTGGAGTTCCTCTGGTATACGCTGACCTTCCGCCTGACGCGGGTCCCGGCCACCGAACGCCGAATCAGAGAGTGGGGAGGACGCTGCCTGCGACTTCGGACCCGGGAGCAGGTGATGGAACTGCTGGACCGTGCGCGAAGGCAACACACCGCCTTGTGGCGTCTACCCGACGGTCGGGAAGTCCGCTTGCGCCCCCTGCGGGCAACCGATCGAGAGCTGTACGCGAGAGCGATCGCCCTGGCGTCTCCCGAGACGCTTCGCGCACGGTTCCACGCGACCAGCTTTCGGCCAACCGCGTCCCAGCTGGACTACCTCACGCGGGTGGATCAGGTGAACCACATCGCCGTGGGCGCCACCCTCGTGGATCAGATGGGTGAGGAGCAGGGAATCGGAGTCGCGCGCTGTGTACGGCCCGAAGGCTCGCGCACCGCTGAATTGGCCGTTGCGGTGCTGGATGGATACCAACGCCAGGGTCTGGGGACGCGGCTGGTGAGAGAAATCATGGACGTCGCCCGGGAGAAGGGCGTGCACGAACTCGTGGCGTTTGTGGACGGCGAGCGCCGAAGCCTCGTGCAGCGGCTGTGCCGGATCGGCTTTCATGTGGAGGAGGCCGAGGAAGGCGTGGTGAAACTCACGCACCGCATCCCTGGGCCGGCCGACTCGTAG
- the ettA gene encoding energy-dependent translational throttle protein EttA: MQNVGKIYRTTNKQVLKNINLSFFYGAKIGVLGLNGSGKSTLLKIIAGLDQDYLGHVEANKGITFGYLSQEPELDPEKTVMECIQEGAAETVALLKRFNEVSEAFADPDADFDALMAEQAKLQDRIEAEGAWDLESKLEMAADALRCPPGDTPVTNLSGGERRRVAMVRLLLQEPDVLLLDEPTNHLDAESVAWLEQHLARYEGTVIAVTHDRYFLDNVAGWILELDRGQGIPFQGNYSSWLDQKAKRLAVEEKQATKKRAAIERELEWVRTSPKGRRAKNKARITAYEKMVEEQKEKRDDSIQIPIAPGPRLGSTVIQADRVSKAFDDKLLFENLNFSLPPGGIVGIIGPNGAGKTTLFKMIAGDENPDTGSISLGDTVKLGYVNQNRDLDPTKTVFEEISDGLDFVEVGDKAVNSRSYVGRFNFGGPDQQKLTGELSGGERNRVHLAKVLRMGANVLLLDEPTNDLDVNTVRALEQALMNFAGCAVVISHDRWFLDRLATHILAFEGDSQVYWFEGNYSAYEENKKERLGVDADQPHRIKYRQLTR; the protein is encoded by the coding sequence ATGCAGAACGTGGGGAAGATCTACCGGACTACCAACAAGCAGGTACTGAAGAACATCAACCTGTCGTTCTTCTACGGAGCCAAGATCGGCGTGCTCGGTCTCAACGGTTCCGGCAAGAGTACGCTGCTGAAGATCATCGCCGGCCTGGATCAGGACTACCTGGGCCATGTCGAGGCCAACAAGGGTATCACGTTTGGATACCTCTCGCAGGAGCCGGAGCTCGACCCGGAGAAGACGGTCATGGAGTGCATCCAGGAGGGTGCGGCGGAGACCGTCGCGCTGCTCAAGCGCTTCAACGAGGTCAGCGAGGCGTTTGCCGATCCCGACGCTGACTTTGATGCCCTGATGGCCGAGCAGGCCAAGCTGCAGGACCGGATCGAAGCCGAGGGTGCCTGGGACCTCGAGTCCAAGCTCGAAATGGCGGCCGATGCGCTTCGTTGCCCTCCGGGTGACACGCCGGTTACCAACCTCTCCGGGGGAGAGCGTCGCCGCGTGGCCATGGTTCGTCTTCTGCTGCAGGAGCCGGATGTGCTGCTGCTCGACGAGCCGACCAACCACCTGGACGCCGAATCGGTGGCGTGGCTGGAGCAGCATCTGGCGCGGTATGAGGGCACGGTCATCGCCGTGACGCACGATCGCTATTTCCTGGACAACGTGGCCGGCTGGATTCTGGAGCTGGACCGGGGCCAGGGCATTCCGTTTCAGGGCAACTACTCGTCCTGGCTGGACCAGAAGGCCAAAAGACTGGCTGTCGAGGAAAAACAGGCTACCAAGAAGCGGGCGGCCATCGAGCGCGAACTGGAGTGGGTGCGCACGTCGCCCAAGGGTCGACGCGCCAAGAACAAGGCACGCATCACCGCTTACGAGAAGATGGTGGAGGAGCAGAAAGAGAAGCGGGACGACTCCATCCAGATCCCGATCGCTCCCGGGCCACGACTTGGCTCGACCGTAATCCAGGCCGATAGGGTCTCCAAGGCGTTCGACGACAAGCTGTTGTTTGAGAACCTGAACTTCTCGTTGCCCCCGGGTGGCATCGTCGGCATCATCGGTCCCAACGGCGCAGGCAAGACCACGCTGTTCAAGATGATAGCCGGAGACGAAAACCCGGACACCGGCAGCATCAGTCTTGGCGACACCGTGAAGCTGGGCTACGTGAACCAGAATCGCGATCTCGATCCCACCAAGACGGTGTTCGAGGAGATCTCCGATGGGCTCGACTTCGTGGAGGTCGGCGACAAGGCCGTCAACTCCCGGTCGTACGTGGGCCGATTCAACTTCGGCGGACCGGACCAGCAGAAACTGACCGGCGAACTGTCCGGCGGAGAGCGCAACCGTGTGCACCTGGCGAAAGTCCTTCGCATGGGTGCCAACGTGCTCCTGCTTGACGAGCCCACCAACGACCTGGACGTCAACACCGTTCGGGCGCTGGAACAGGCGTTGATGAACTTCGCGGGCTGTGCCGTCGTGATCAGCCACGACCGGTGGTTCCTGGATCGCCTGGCCACGCATATCCTGGCGTTTGAGGGAGACAGTCAGGTCTACTGGTTCGAGGGTAACTACTCTGCCTACGAGGAAAACAAGAAGGAGCGCCTCGGAGTCGACGCCGATCAACCTCACCGCATCAAGTACCGCCAACTGACCCGCTAG
- a CDS encoding two pore domain potassium channel family protein gives MTAAFLLSMVLVCATTYLHTNLVMRRVPAWWKDDHRPLTVMLGVSAIVLVHVVEAGLYAAGFYAGSAMGLGSFVQEAGMGPSDYFYFSLVTYNTLGLGDMHPTGALRMLAGVGAINGFLLISCSASVVFRHMWTPTSGSQ, from the coding sequence ATGACCGCCGCGTTCCTGCTCTCCATGGTGCTCGTGTGTGCCACCACCTACCTCCACACCAATCTGGTCATGAGGCGCGTGCCCGCATGGTGGAAGGACGATCATCGGCCCCTCACGGTGATGCTGGGCGTGTCTGCCATCGTCCTGGTCCATGTGGTGGAGGCCGGACTGTACGCGGCGGGCTTCTACGCGGGCTCGGCGATGGGGTTGGGAAGCTTTGTTCAGGAGGCCGGCATGGGGCCTTCCGACTACTTCTACTTCTCCCTGGTTACCTACAACACGCTTGGTCTGGGAGATATGCACCCGACAGGTGCCCTCCGTATGCTGGCCGGGGTCGGCGCCATCAACGGATTCCTCCTGATCAGTTGCTCGGCCTCCGTGGTGTTCCGCCACATGTGGACGCCGACTAGCGGATCACAATGA
- a CDS encoding sterol desaturase family protein, translated as METYATALLVAIPLFSGLIVVEALYGARRGVQTLNSMDTISSLSSGVTNVVKDSLGVVLVILSYPFVLGSMALFELEAVWWVYLIGFVALDFAGYWSHRLNHSVNFFWNNHVIHHSSEEFNLACALRQSISNLLGYYAIFLIPAALLGVPAQVINVLAPIHLFLQFWYHTRHVPKLGWLEYVIITPSQHRVHHAINPEYLDKNLGQIFPWWDRMFGTFQEELDDVPPVYGITRPAATWNPIRINFQHIWLLSKDAWRTESWRDKARIWFMPTGWRPPDVEARFPIHKIEDPYNFQKYAVPAGPALLRWSWFQFLSTIALLMLLLWNFGALETGDLFVYGGFVFLGIFGFTSMMDGLAWAPWLESARGLLGLGFLLWSGSWFGIGGPVTALGVAAYFVITVIGSPLISKST; from the coding sequence ATGGAGACCTACGCCACCGCCCTGCTGGTTGCGATCCCGTTGTTCTCGGGATTGATTGTCGTCGAAGCCCTGTACGGTGCCCGACGCGGTGTGCAGACCCTGAACAGCATGGACACCATCTCCAGTCTCAGCTCGGGGGTGACCAATGTGGTCAAGGACTCGCTGGGGGTCGTGCTGGTCATCCTCTCCTATCCCTTCGTTCTGGGGAGCATGGCACTGTTCGAACTGGAGGCCGTCTGGTGGGTCTACCTGATCGGGTTCGTCGCCCTCGATTTTGCCGGCTACTGGTCCCATCGCCTGAATCATTCGGTCAATTTCTTCTGGAACAACCATGTGATTCACCACTCCAGCGAGGAGTTCAATCTGGCGTGCGCGCTGCGCCAGAGCATCTCCAACCTGCTGGGGTATTACGCCATATTCCTGATTCCGGCAGCGCTTCTGGGAGTACCGGCCCAGGTGATCAACGTGCTCGCGCCGATCCACCTGTTTCTCCAGTTCTGGTATCACACGCGTCACGTGCCCAAACTGGGCTGGCTGGAGTACGTGATCATCACACCCAGCCAGCACCGGGTGCACCACGCCATCAACCCGGAATACCTGGACAAGAACCTGGGACAGATCTTTCCCTGGTGGGACCGCATGTTCGGCACCTTTCAGGAGGAGCTTGACGACGTGCCCCCGGTCTATGGCATCACGCGTCCTGCAGCCACATGGAATCCGATCCGCATCAACTTCCAGCACATCTGGCTGCTGAGCAAAGACGCCTGGCGCACCGAATCCTGGCGCGACAAAGCCCGCATCTGGTTCATGCCAACCGGCTGGCGGCCACCAGACGTAGAGGCCCGGTTTCCGATCCACAAGATCGAGGACCCCTACAACTTCCAGAAATACGCCGTGCCGGCAGGGCCGGCATTGCTTCGGTGGTCCTGGTTTCAGTTTCTGAGCACCATTGCGCTGCTGATGCTCCTGCTCTGGAACTTCGGAGCGCTTGAGACCGGCGACCTCTTTGTGTACGGCGGGTTTGTATTCCTGGGCATCTTCGGCTTCACCTCCATGATGGACGGTCTGGCATGGGCACCCTGGCTGGAATCCGCGCGCGGACTGCTGGGCCTGGGCTTCCTCCTCTGGTCGGGCAGCTGGTTTGGCATCGGCGGCCCCGTCACGGCGCTCGGCGTCGCCGCCTATTTTGTGATCACCGTCATTGGATCTCCCCTGATCTCCAAGAGCACATGA
- a CDS encoding RidA family protein: MKRLLPLLLLVTACGTPPDEVPAGADVEYLNTPEYLEMGVPFSEAVRVDNMLYLAGQVGNLPGQFVLVEGGIQPETRQTMENIKAALERYGSSMDEVVKCTVFLEDMAEWGAMNEIYRTYFPENPPARSAVGSNGLAINARVEIECMAAMR, from the coding sequence ATGAAGCGCTTACTTCCTCTGCTCCTGCTCGTGACAGCCTGCGGAACGCCTCCCGATGAGGTGCCGGCCGGGGCCGATGTCGAGTACCTCAACACGCCGGAATACCTGGAAATGGGCGTGCCGTTCTCGGAAGCCGTGCGCGTGGACAACATGCTGTACCTGGCCGGCCAGGTAGGCAACTTGCCCGGCCAGTTCGTGCTCGTGGAGGGTGGCATCCAACCCGAAACGCGACAGACCATGGAGAACATCAAGGCCGCCCTCGAGCGCTACGGTTCATCCATGGATGAGGTCGTGAAGTGCACCGTGTTCCTGGAAGACATGGCCGAGTGGGGAGCCATGAACGAGATCTATCGCACCTACTTCCCGGAAAATCCGCCGGCGCGCAGCGCTGTGGGCTCCAATGGCCTCGCCATCAACGCCCGCGTGGAAATCGAGTGCATGGCGGCAATGCGCTGA
- a CDS encoding class I SAM-dependent methyltransferase — MSGHDGEAIQRFFDGWDLYKRVIEHDYMFHGAIHQALGVALRESRAKRILDVGCGDASVMAGTLRGLPLVGYTGVDLSPVALDAAADNLIAVGVKARLIEADYLAFLRESRAAEFDAIVAGYSLHHLIGEDITHFFRACRLRLTSGGLLLIYDVFRGEDESPETNVERNHRWRQETWTELTPRDLEMIWSHVSSADHPKSRAEMTYHAVEAGFHQPPELLYEAPTEIHRLYAFSV; from the coding sequence GTGAGCGGCCACGACGGGGAAGCGATCCAGCGATTCTTTGACGGCTGGGACCTGTACAAGCGCGTCATCGAGCATGACTACATGTTTCATGGCGCTATCCACCAGGCTCTTGGTGTTGCTCTCAGGGAGTCGCGCGCAAAACGAATCCTGGATGTCGGCTGTGGCGATGCGTCGGTGATGGCCGGCACGCTCAGAGGGCTCCCTCTGGTTGGGTACACGGGGGTTGACCTCTCCCCGGTGGCCCTGGACGCCGCCGCAGACAACCTGATTGCCGTAGGAGTCAAAGCCCGATTGATTGAGGCCGACTATCTGGCGTTTCTGAGAGAATCCCGCGCCGCGGAATTTGATGCGATCGTGGCCGGCTACTCCCTGCACCACCTGATCGGAGAGGACATCACCCACTTCTTCCGTGCGTGTCGGCTCAGACTCACGTCGGGTGGTCTGCTGCTGATCTACGACGTCTTCCGCGGAGAAGATGAGTCCCCGGAAACCAACGTGGAACGAAATCACAGGTGGCGTCAGGAGACCTGGACGGAGCTGACTCCCCGGGATCTGGAAATGATCTGGAGTCACGTCTCCAGCGCCGACCATCCGAAGTCGCGCGCCGAAATGACCTACCACGCGGTCGAGGCCGGATTCCATCAGCCGCCCGAGCTCCTGTACGAGGCACCCACCGAAATACACAGGCTCTACGCCTTTTCAGTGTAG
- a CDS encoding ATP-binding cassette domain-containing protein, translating into MSLVLDGLFYSVRELTILKGVYLEVRPGRVCGLIGRNGCGKSTALKVAAGQIRANSGITRIGDLRLHRLQRSKRFRHVAYLPQDPMLPPHLPAGKLARTAGVEHPLLDRVHKQRVIELSGGERRLLTLLIVLSLGRPYVLLDEPFSGVEPLIIDQMIEAIRAAAVRGAGILVTDHYHQYVTATCDDAWLMVSGQCRPLEPPFPDALRAAGYLRG; encoded by the coding sequence GTGAGTCTGGTTCTCGACGGCCTGTTCTATTCGGTGCGCGAGCTCACGATTCTCAAGGGAGTGTACCTCGAAGTACGACCCGGCCGCGTGTGCGGGCTCATCGGCAGGAACGGATGCGGAAAATCGACGGCCCTCAAGGTGGCGGCAGGCCAGATTCGGGCAAACTCCGGCATCACCAGAATTGGCGATCTGCGATTGCACCGACTGCAACGCAGCAAGCGGTTCCGCCACGTCGCGTATCTGCCCCAGGATCCCATGTTGCCACCGCATCTGCCGGCCGGGAAGTTGGCCCGAACTGCAGGTGTGGAGCACCCGCTGCTGGATCGGGTCCACAAGCAGCGAGTGATCGAGCTTTCCGGTGGCGAGCGCCGGCTGCTGACGCTTCTGATCGTGCTGTCGCTCGGCCGGCCGTACGTGCTGCTTGATGAGCCGTTCTCCGGTGTAGAGCCTCTCATCATTGACCAGATGATTGAGGCCATCCGCGCCGCGGCCGTCAGGGGGGCTGGTATTCTGGTTACGGACCACTACCACCAGTATGTGACAGCCACCTGTGACGACGCCTGGCTCATGGTTTCCGGGCAATGTCGCCCGTTGGAGCCGCCGTTTCCTGACGCGCTGCGGGCCGCGGGGTATCTGCGGGGGTAG